The segment GCAGCCGCTGCTGACGCTGGTCTGGTCGGTCGCGCTGCTGGGCGAGGACCTCGCCCCCGCGGCGCCGGTGGCCGCGATCGCGGTACTGGTCTGCATCGCGGTGACCCAGCGGGCGCGTACCTGAGCGCACCCCAGCGGGCGCACCCCCGGGCGCGTACCCGGGGACCGACCCGGCGGGCGCCTGTCCGAAGCACGGGTCCGTGCCACGGACACCCTCGCACCCCGGCACCCCGGCACCCCGACGGCAGCGGAGGTGCCGCCCGCGGGGCGGCCGTAGACTCGGAAGCGCACGGACCACCACCCGGCTTCGAGGAGGTCACTCCCGATGCGTGCGAACGTGGGCGACAAGCTGCTGGTGCACGGCAGGACCGTAGGGCACCACGACCGGGTCGCGGAGGTCGTCGAGGTGCTCGGCGAGAACGGCGGCCCGCCCTTCCGCGTACGGTTCGACGACGACGGCCACGAGACCGTGATGTCCCCCGGACCCGACACGGTCGTCCGGCCCCACGAACCCGCCGCCTGATCCACTCCCCCGGCCCACGGCGGGCCGGGGACATCCGGCCGGGCTCCGTCCCGGCCGGATGGCTCCATGCGCCCACCCGGGCGTGCGGCCCGGACCGCTACGGCACCGGTACCCGCGTCGGATAGTGGTCGGCCACCACCCGCGCCATCGCCCCGATCCGGTCGGCCCCGACCTCCTTCGCCGAGAAGAAGCAGTGGCCCCGCACCTGCCCGTACTCCCCGGCCAGGGTCAGATGACGGGACAGTTCGGCCGGATCCTGCCAGGGCGCGCCCTGCGCCGGATCGCCCGCCTTGTAGAGGGCCTCACCGATGTAGA is part of the Streptomyces qinzhouensis genome and harbors:
- a CDS encoding DUF1918 domain-containing protein, which encodes MRANVGDKLLVHGRTVGHHDRVAEVVEVLGENGGPPFRVRFDDDGHETVMSPGPDTVVRPHEPAA